A window from Methanomicrobia archaeon encodes these proteins:
- a CDS encoding type II secretion system F family protein codes for MSIESEAAPKSGTVSDLFRGYFRGRREKYTKLRENLLRARIFVPVERWLSRAIFYSIFAAVGVVAGYILLKYLILSLLSEFSLGLTDLVVSVMFAAIAFFVSYISFYLYPRIRVWERRGKIDANLPYAIGFISAMASIGVFPYTIFKKLSEAEETYGEVSNELKLVVRDVELLGFDFITSLKRLVATTPSMNMRTFLQGAVTTALSGGEMGTYFVNTAEEYMEERRKRYESFIETLGFFAEFYVIGLVTAPLLLVVVLSIMVFLGGASLTGLAAIVYIVIPLGSTAFIFLIGTLSD; via the coding sequence ATGAGTATAGAGAGTGAAGCGGCACCCAAAAGTGGAACAGTATCAGATCTATTTCGCGGTTATTTCAGGGGGAGACGAGAGAAGTACACGAAACTCAGGGAGAACCTTTTGAGAGCGAGGATCTTCGTTCCTGTAGAGAGATGGTTATCAAGAGCGATTTTCTACTCGATCTTCGCGGCAGTTGGGGTGGTGGCGGGCTATATCCTCCTGAAGTATCTTATTCTCTCTTTGCTGTCCGAGTTTTCACTGGGATTAACCGACCTTGTTGTTAGCGTCATGTTCGCGGCAATTGCATTTTTCGTCTCGTACATCAGCTTTTATCTGTATCCCAGAATACGGGTGTGGGAGCGAAGGGGGAAGATCGATGCGAACCTGCCGTATGCTATCGGGTTCATATCGGCGATGGCATCTATCGGGGTGTTTCCTTATACGATCTTTAAGAAGCTTTCAGAAGCGGAGGAGACGTATGGCGAGGTGAGCAATGAGTTGAAGCTGGTAGTGCGGGATGTGGAATTGCTGGGTTTCGATTTCATCACGTCACTCAAAAGACTCGTCGCGACCACGCCGTCTATGAACATGAGAACGTTCTTGCAGGGGGCGGTCACCACGGCCCTTTCTGGCGGCGAGATGGGTACATACTTTGTTAATACAGCAGAAGAATACATGGAAGAGCGGAGGAAGAGATATGAGAGCTTTATTGAGACGTTGGGCTTTTTTGCGGAGTTTTACGTTATCGGGTTGGTTACGGCCCCGCTCTTGCTGGTGGTGGTGCTCTCGATAATGGTTTTTCTCGGCGGCGCTTCTCTTACAGGACTTGCAGCAATTGTCTACATTGTCATCCCGCTGGGCTCCACAGCGTTTATCTTTTTGATTGGCACATTATCGGACTAA
- a CDS encoding type II secretion system F family protein — translation MKEDKLLEAIEKKRKEKRIVRIIRDPIGLFRDNPLRLGYVSGAIGICLMIMSYLYAWEFVAPYDAYILSGIVAVIPPAAYLYAEQKRVRKADDEFPSLLRDLAQAKRAGLTLIDALTLTAEGNYGVLTPGLKTLAYHLTWGLSFEDALRMFAKRYPTRIIKRSIEIIIEGYQVGGDVGEILKVAAEDVMELRALEKRRISDMGQYVLICYVTFFVFLGVLVVLYQSFIPMMVEASEKVAGTGAGSFMVSVDVVTLKMLFFHCSIIQGISAGLVAGKLGEGQIVSGLKHATVLALATFVVFAILKFLPPMTVSL, via the coding sequence ATGAAAGAGGATAAGCTTCTTGAGGCGATAGAGAAGAAGAGGAAAGAGAAGCGGATAGTACGAATCATCAGAGACCCTATAGGGCTCTTCAGGGATAACCCACTGCGATTGGGGTACGTCTCAGGTGCGATTGGTATCTGTCTCATGATTATGTCATATCTCTACGCGTGGGAATTTGTAGCACCATACGATGCGTACATCTTATCAGGTATCGTCGCGGTTATTCCCCCGGCAGCATATCTGTATGCGGAGCAAAAACGAGTGCGGAAGGCGGATGACGAATTCCCGAGCTTACTGCGTGACCTTGCACAGGCGAAGCGCGCGGGTCTCACCTTGATCGATGCACTTACGCTTACCGCCGAGGGGAATTATGGTGTGCTTACACCCGGGCTGAAGACGCTTGCGTATCACCTGACCTGGGGTCTTTCTTTTGAGGACGCACTGCGGATGTTTGCAAAGCGGTACCCCACGCGAATAATCAAACGGTCGATCGAAATAATTATAGAAGGCTATCAGGTAGGTGGTGATGTAGGCGAAATCCTGAAAGTTGCGGCGGAGGATGTCATGGAGTTGCGAGCGCTGGAAAAGCGGAGGATTTCTGATATGGGGCAGTATGTACTCATCTGCTACGTTACCTTCTTTGTGTTCCTTGGCGTCTTGGTGGTGCTCTATCAATCGTTTATTCCAATGATGGTAGAAGCTTCGGAGAAGGTAGCGGGGACTGGGGCAGGTTCTTTTATGGTTAGTGTAGATGTGGTAACACTGAAGATGCTGTTCTTTCACTGTAGTATCATCCAGGGTATCAGTGCGGGGCTAGTGGCGGGAAAGTTAGGTGAAGGGCAAATTGTTTCTGGTCTGAAGCACGCGACTGTGTTAGCATTAGCAACCTTCGTCGTATTTGCCATTTTGAAATTCCTGCCACCGATGACCGTATCTCTATGA